Below is a window of Longimicrobium terrae DNA.
CGCCACCGATCCCTCCTCCCAGTGATGGCACGCCTGGCACAGGCTCACCATCCGCCCCTCCTCCTCGGAGCCGGCGGGAAGCAGAAACGCCTCGCCATCCTCACCCACCACGCGCAGCGACGGGCCGGTGTAGAAGTGCGCCAGCAGGTCGCGCAGATCCACGTCGCCGGCCTTGGGGATCACGTCCTCGCGCGTGACGGCCGTCCGGTCGCGAAAGCGCGCGCGCTCCGCCGTCCACGTGCGCTCCACGCCCGACTCCGGCGTGAGCGTCAGCGTAAGCCCGCGCGTCTCCAGCGCATAGCGCACATCCAGCCGCGAGCGCAGCCGTTCCGCGGCGCGGGCCAGGTCCAGCCCGGGCGCGATCTGGCGGCGGTTGGCGGAGTGGATGGATGGATCGCAGAAAATCTGCGCGCGCGCGTGCGACCACAGCGGCGTCTTCAGATCGCCGACGTCCGTCTCGACCACGGCGGTGTAGTCGTACGGCTTGTCGACGGGACCCACCTCGATGCGCGTCTCGCGCACGCCCGCCGCGCCGTCCAGCGCGGCCAGCAGCGCCGAGGAGAGCGCATCACGCTTGGCGCGGTCCGTGAGCGGGCACCAGAGATCCGGATCAAACAGCTCGGGAGCGTCCATGATTCGCACAGCCTTGGGGTCGGGTCGGATTCGGCCCACAAGGTAGCCCGCCACGCGGATGGACGAAACCGCGCGGCGCCGGTCAGCGCTGGATGTCGGTGATCACGAGGGGGGGGTGATGATGAGGAAGGTGATGACGGAATGATGCAGGTAGGGCAGATCATGACGGGGCGGCAGGCTGGGAAGCCCCTCCCCCGCCCCTCCCCGTGCAAACTGCCGCACGGAGAGGGGAGAACTGCATCAAGCGGACGGTTGATGACGAGCGCCGATCTGGGGTGTGCTCCCTCTCCCACATCCGTTCGTGGGAGAGGGTCGTCGCGCGCAGCGCGCGGGGTGAGGGCTCACCGCGGCGGGGGTGCCGCGGCCGGGGGGATCGGAACCGGGCTGAAGTAGCGGCATCCATCCGCCGAATCCCGCGCAACCGAATGCGCGCCCAGCGCTCCCTCCGCCGGGCAGTACGACTCCACGGCGTCATACGTGTAGAGAATCGTCTTCGCGGGATCAGCCGCACCCGTCCGCAGGCCCGCCACCACGTGCGGATCCTCACCCTCGAACGAGCGAGCGGGGATGAGGGTCGCGATCTCGCCATCGTCGGATGCATAGAAGCGCACCGCTCGCCGTCCGCCTCCCAGGGCATCACGCACCCGCGCCGCCTGGTCTCGCGCGGCGCGGGGGACGGACGACGAATCGACGCCCGCAAACGCCGTCGCGCGGAGCCCGAGCGTGGCCGCGGCGTCCGCCCGCAGCACCAGGCGTCCAGTTGGTTCGCCGCGGCACGCCCCGAGCAGCAGCACCGCGGCAAGACCCGCGGCGCGGAATCGAAAGGCGGTATTCATCGACGGGTGTGGTGGACTGAGGTGGGCAAAGCACGATGCAGCGGGGACGATGGATGGATCATATCCATCTGATCGTGATCAGGAAGAGCGTCAGGCGGGCCTCATCTCCGGAAAGCGCGCGACGATGCGGTCCGCGGCGTCCAGCCCGGCCGTCACCGCGCCCTCTGATCCCATCCACCCGATCGCGATCAGGAAAAGCGTCAGGCGCCCCTGATCTCGGGAAAGCGCGAGACGATGCGGTCCGCGGCGTCCAGCCCGGCCGTCACCGCACCCTCGTATCCCATCCACCTGATCGCGATCGGGAAAAGCGTCAGGCGCCCCTGATCTCCGGGAAGCGCGCGACGATGCGGTCCGCTGCGTCCAGCCCGGCCGTCACCGCGCCCTCCACCGTGGGCGCGTACAGGTAGTCGCCCGCGAGCACCGCGCGCGCCGCCGAACCCCACGCCGCGGCGCGCAGCGCGGGAAGCCGGCCGAGCGATCCCGGGCCGAAGACCGTCCATCCATCCCGCCACGTGTACAGCTCCGCCCGCTGCACCCGCCGCTCGATCCCGGGCAGCGCGCGCGCCACGTCCGGAAGCAGCATGCGCGCGGCCGTCCCGGCGTCCGCGCCGTCCAGCCGCTCCGCCGCATGGGGCAGCGCGAACACCGTCAGCAGACCCTTGCCGGGTGGAACCAGTCCGGCCACCTTGTTCTCCTGCACGCAGGCCGCCGCCGCCTCGCGCGACTCCCCGCCCGCGTACGACAGCCCGAACCACCGCACCCCCGCCGGACGGTCCAGCAGCAGCGCCAGCGTGGCCGCGGGCCTCACCCGCACCATGCCCAACGCTTGCACGGCGGTGGGTGTCAAGAATTTAGCAATTTCCAGAGCCGCGGGCGCGGGCACCGCGACCACCACCGCGCCGAACACCTCTTCGCCCGCCGCCGTCCGGACGATCGCGCGCGTTTCGTCCGCCTGCACGTCCAGCACCGGCTCGCCAAAACGCAGCACCGCGCCCAGGGAAGCCAGCCGCTCCGCCGCCGCCCGGCCCAGCCCGCCGATGCCGCCGCGCAGCGCCTGCACCTCCAGGCTCATCCCTTCGCGGGCCAGCGCGTGGTAGAAGCCGGCGCTGGCCTCGTCCGGCGCGCATCCGTACAGCGTGGCCAGCAGCGGCGCGGCGAGCAGGTCCACGAAGTCGCGGCCCAGCTCGCGCGCGCCCCACGCCGCCACCGATTCGCCGTCCAGTCCGGTGGCCGCGGCGCGCTCCAGGGCGCACAGGTCCAGCGAACCCGCGTGGCGCTGCAGAAACGGAAGGTACTGCGCGCCCATCCGCAGCTTGAGGGCGAGCGGAAGCGCGCCGGACGCCAGCATGCTGGACGTGGAGCCGTACACCACCTCGTGCGCACGCCCCTTTCGCCAGAGCGCGTCGCGCCCGGGCGAGCGCTGCAGCAGCCCGTCGGCCCCGCAGGCGCGCAGGACGCGGGCGAAGTTGGTGTAGGAAGCGCTCACCAGCTGGACGGCCGGATCCACCCGGAACCCGTCCACCTCGTGCGTGCAGGCGCGCCCGCCCGCGCCCGGGGCGGCGTCGTAGACCGTGACCGAGGCGCCGGCGGCGCGCAGGCGCAGGGCGGCGGCCAGCCCCGCGGGACCGGCGCCGACCACCGCGGCGGAGAAAGAAGAGCCGTTCATGGCTCGGCAGGAACCGCAACCCGCGCGCCGGAGCGCCGTTGCGGCGTACGAACGCCCGTTCTACCTTGCTCCTCCCCCAACCACACCTCCATGACGGAGAACCCATGAAGCGCAGAGAGTTCCTCCTGCACAGCGCGGCCGCCGGTGCCGCGCTGAGCGCGGGATCGGCAATCCTGCCCAGGCTCGCGGCGGCGGCGGCCCCCCGCGCGCCGATGGACCCGGCGGTGAGCCGGGAGCTGGCCATGCGCGCCCTGGACGCCGCCCGCAGCGCCGGAGCCAGCTACGCCGACTTCCGCATGTCCGGCGAGCGCTCGCAGGCGCTGGGTACGCGCGAGCGGCAGATCACCTTCTTCAACGACGCCGACAGCTTCGGCTTTGGCGTGCGCGTGCTTGCCAACGGCGCGTGGGGCTTCGCCGCCAGCCGCGAGACGACCCCCGACGAGGTGGTGCGCGTGGCCCGCCAGGCCGTGGCGCAGGCGCAGGCCAACGCCGCCGCCCGCCAGCGCCCGGTGGAGCTCGCCCCCACGGAGGCGTTCCCCGACGCCAAGTGGACGTCGCCCATCCAGACCGACCCCTTCAGCGTCCCCATCGAAGAAAAGGTCGACCTGCTGCTGCGGGCCAACGCCGAGGCCCTCAAGGTCAACGGCGCCCGCTTCGTCAACTCGGTGATGTTCTTCCTGAAGCTGGACAAGACCTTTGCGTCCACCGAGGGTTCGTACATCGAGCAGACGCTGTACCGGTCGTTTCCGCAGATGAGCATTACCGCGGTCAAGGAAGACTTCAGCGACTTCCAGACCCGCGACAGCAGCGACGTGGCGCCCCGCGGCCTGGGGTACGAGCACGTGCGCGACGCCAATCTGCCGGGCAACGCCGGGCGCTGGGCCGAGGAGGCCGTGCGCAAGCTGTCCGCCAAGGCCGTGGAGCCGGGCCGGTACGATCTGGTGCTGCTGCCGACGCACCTGTGGCTCACCATCCACGAGAGCATCGCGCACCCCACCGAGCTGGACCGCATCATGGGGTTCGAGGCCAACTACGCCGGCACTTCGTTCATCTACCCCATCACGGACTTCCTGGGCAAGTTCCGCTACGGGCAGAACTTCATGAACATCCAGGGCGAGCGCACCTCCCCGGGCGGCCTGTCCAGCATCGGCTGGGACGACGAGGGGGTAAAGCCCGACGAGTTCCTGATCATCAAGAACGGGGTGATCAACGACCTGCAGACCACCCGCGAGCAGGCCCCCTGGCTCAAGGACTGGTACGCGCAGAGCGGCAAGCCGGTGCGCAGCCACGGCAACAGCTACGCGCAGAGCTGGGACGCGGTGCAGTTCCAGCGCATGCCCAACGTGAACCTGATGCCGCACCCGGACCGCGACGTTTCGCTGGAAGAGCTGATTTCCGGGGTGGAGAACGGCATCATGATCGACGGCGACGGCTCGTTCAGCATCGACCAGCAGCGCTACAACGCCCAGTTCGGCGGCCAGGTGTACAAGGAAATCCGCAACGGGCGCATCGTGGGCGACCTCAAGGACGTCGCCTACCAGATGCGCACGCCGGAGTTCTGGAACAGCATGGACCTCATCGGCGGAGAGAGCACGTACTTCGTGGGCGGTTCCTTCTTTGACGGCAAGGGACAGCCGTCCCAGGTCAACGCGGTTTCGCACGGCTCGCCCGCGGCGCGATTCCGCGGAGTCAACGTCATCAACACCGGTCGGAGGGCATGAGCATGGCCGAACCCCGTTACCTGTCGCGCGCCGATTCCGAGGCGCTCGCGCAGAAGATTCTTTCGTACAGCACCGCCGACGAGGCGCGCGTCAACCTGAACAGCCAGACCACCGGCAACACGCGCTTCGCCATGAACCAGGTGAGCACGTCGGGCGATGCGTACGACTCGTCCATCACCGTGAGTAGCGCGTTCGGCAAGAAGGTGGCGTCGGCCACCACCAACCGCCTGGACGACGAAGGGCTGCGCGCGGTGGTGCAGACCTCCGAGCGGCTGGCCCGCCTGGTGCCGGAAGACCCGGAGTACCTGGGCGAGCTGGGCGCGCAGACGTACGTGCCGGTGGAGCCGTACTTTGACAGCACGGCCAACATGACGCCGGCGCAGCGCGCGCAGGCGGTGCGGCAGGTGGCCGAGCCGGCCGCGCGCCAGGGCATGCTGTCCACGGGCTTCCTGACGCACTACACGGGCTCGCAGGCGGTGGCCACCAAGCGCGGCCTGTTCGCCTACGCCCGCGGCACGGGCAGCAGCTTCACCACCACCGTGCGCACGCCGGACGGAACCGGCAGCGGCTGGGCCGGGGGCGGTGAGAACGACTGGTCCAAGATGAACATCGCCGAGCTGGGCGAGCGCGCCATCCGCAAGGCGGAGCTGTCGCGCAATCCCAAGGCGGTGGAGCCGGGCGAGTGGACGGTGATCCTGGAGCCGACGGCCGTGGCCAACCTGGTGAACCTGATGGTGTTCGGCATGCAGGCGCGCGGCGCCGACGAGGGCCGTTCGTTCTTCAGCAAGCAGGGCGGCGGCAACAAGATCGGTGAAAAGTTCCTGGATGAGCGGGTGAGCATCATCAGCGACCCGGCCGATCCGCGCACCGCCACCACGCCGTTCACGGGCGAGGGGCTGCCCAACAACCGCACCACGTGGGTGCAGAACGGCGTGCTCAAGAACCTGGTGTACGGCCGGTTCTGGGCGCAGAAGAACAACGTGCAGCCCACGGGCTTCCCGGGCGCGTACGCCATGTCCGGCGGCAACTCCAGCATCGAGGAGATGATCCGCAGCACGGAGCGCGGGCTGCTGGTGACGCGCCTGTGGTACATCCGCCCGGTGGACCCGCGCACGATCCTGTACACGGGCCTTACGCGCGACGGAACGTTCCTGATCGAGAACGGCCGCATCACCAGCTCGGTCAAGAACCTGCGCTGGAACGAGTCGCCCATTTTCCTGCTCAACAACATCGACATGATGAGCGAGCCGGTGCGGGTGACGTCGTCGGAGGACGGCGACGGCGGTTCGGTGCTGGTGCCCGCCATCAAGGCGCGCGACTTCACCTTTACCTCGCTCTCCGACGCGGTCTGATTTCGCACGGTGGGTCGCAGGTGAGGGTGGATGGATGACGGAAAGCGGGCGGGTCGCCGGGAGGCGGCCCGCCCGTTTTTTTCGGGCGATGACATTCGGCGCGGAGGGCGTAGTCCGGGGCGGCCCCCACCCGGGCTCGTACTACTCGCCCACCCTCCCCCAAAAAGACTGGGGGAGGGTTGTTGGCGGGCGGAGGGTTCGGCGCGGGGAGCGCAGACCGGCGCGTGAGCGGGTTGTGTTGAGCGAATGAATCCGCCGCTCCAACAGCGCAAAGCCCCGACACCGGCCGCTGGCGCGTCCGGTTCGGGGCTTCAACTGCGTTTAGGGCTGACGACAGGGCCGCCAATGCAGTCCGCGGAGGCGGACTTCGTGTTGTTCGAGGCGCGGTTTCAACCGCCGGGCGAGAGCAGCCGACGCGCACCGAACCATCCCTCCGCGCCGATCGGCTCCCCCTCTCCCGCGGAGCGGGTGGAGGGGGATGGGGGGAGGGGGCCCTCTCCGCACGCTCGGCACGCTCGGCACTAGGCGCAGCGCACGGCACTGGTGTGTGCTCCCTCTCCCACATCCGTTCGTGGGAGAGGGTCGTCGTGCGCAGCACGCGGGGTGAGGGCCCCAGCCCGCGGCCGCTCCCATGCCTGGTCTCCGCACCAGGATCCCCCCTCGACAATCCATCCTTCCGAAACGAAAGGAGGGCGAATGAGCGCCACTCAGCTCATTCGCCCTCCTCGCCTCAGGGGTGCCCCGCGGCCGGTTTTCAGGCCGCGCGCACGCCCGGCTTCCAGCGTCCGTACGGCAGCGACGGCGACGGGTTCACCTCGCCGCCCCACACGAATGCCACGCTGCGCGGAATGCGAAGAACCGGCAGCTCCGCCGCGGCGGCGCCGGGTATGTTTTCGGCCGGCGCGGAGCCGGACCGGGACTCGTTCTGTGCCATGGTACGTACCTCGGGATGGGTCACGCGCACAACCGTGCGCCGCGGGACCCGGGGGTGCAGGCGGCATGCCTGTGAAATGAGGAACCTAAGCTAGCGGATTGCAGTCACTTACGGAAGCGGGCGCCCCGTGGGGCGCCCGCTTGTGTGTCGTTGTGACTCCGGCCGTGCGTGTTCAACCGACACAGGCCAGGGCACCCGGACCTTCGCCGTACTCCGCCGCCGTGGCGGCCATGGGCGCCGTGCTCAGGGCAAAGCGCTCGGGGAGCGGAAAGGTGATCACCGACGGCGCGGGCTCCTCCGCCTGGTGGTGCGCGCACCACGCCCGGTACCCCGGCAGCTTCAGCATGCGGAAGATGCGGCGGTCCATGGCGTTGCAGAGCAGGATCTCCGTGAGCTGGTACTGCCCGTCCTTGTCCACGCGCAGCCCGGTCACCACCTCGTCGGCCAGCTGCAGCAGCTGCGAACGGGGAATGGTGTCCTTGAATTCTTCAATCTGCTCCTCCACCCAGTCCACATAGGCGCGGCGCAGCGAACGAGACGATGTGGATTTCATCGGATTTCTCTGACGCGCAAGAGCGGGATCAACTTGCTGGGCAATGCGTTTGAGCAGACGTGACGCGTAATGACATGCATCGAATGTTCGGCAAGTTAGGAAGCGGTGCGGGCCGGGTCAAGACTCACGTAAGCCGCGCCATTTCAGCACAGCGCGGCAGTCATCGCAGAAACCGGCCTCCTTGCGGTCTGTATCAGCAATGTCGAAGGAAGCGTACATGACGCACGACGGCCGTCCGCAGTGGTCCGCGCCGGCCACGTGGGCAAGCTCGTGCAGCGCTTCCGTCAGCAGGCGCCCGCGCAGAACGTCAGGATCTGCTCCCGATCCCTGGCGCAGCGGCTCCAGCCCGATGGCGGCGCAGCAGCCGCCCACCTCCGCCTCGCCAAAGACGAGACCCACCTCCGGCGCGCAAAGGGCGGCATCGGCTATTGCCAGCCGCCACTGCCGCCTGCGGCTCCTTCCCCTGGCGCCGCCGCTGGCGATGAGCGCATCCAGCAGGGCGGAGGACGCGTACATTCCGCCATCCTGTTGCCAATCCAGCAGCAGTGGCAGCGGGTCGCCGATGCACCATTG
It encodes the following:
- a CDS encoding TldD/PmbA family protein → MKRREFLLHSAAAGAALSAGSAILPRLAAAAAPRAPMDPAVSRELAMRALDAARSAGASYADFRMSGERSQALGTRERQITFFNDADSFGFGVRVLANGAWGFAASRETTPDEVVRVARQAVAQAQANAAARQRPVELAPTEAFPDAKWTSPIQTDPFSVPIEEKVDLLLRANAEALKVNGARFVNSVMFFLKLDKTFASTEGSYIEQTLYRSFPQMSITAVKEDFSDFQTRDSSDVAPRGLGYEHVRDANLPGNAGRWAEEAVRKLSAKAVEPGRYDLVLLPTHLWLTIHESIAHPTELDRIMGFEANYAGTSFIYPITDFLGKFRYGQNFMNIQGERTSPGGLSSIGWDDEGVKPDEFLIIKNGVINDLQTTREQAPWLKDWYAQSGKPVRSHGNSYAQSWDAVQFQRMPNVNLMPHPDRDVSLEELISGVENGIMIDGDGSFSIDQQRYNAQFGGQVYKEIRNGRIVGDLKDVAYQMRTPEFWNSMDLIGGESTYFVGGSFFDGKGQPSQVNAVSHGSPAARFRGVNVINTGRRA
- a CDS encoding FAD-dependent oxidoreductase, whose protein sequence is MNGSSFSAAVVGAGPAGLAAALRLRAAGASVTVYDAAPGAGGRACTHEVDGFRVDPAVQLVSASYTNFARVLRACGADGLLQRSPGRDALWRKGRAHEVVYGSTSSMLASGALPLALKLRMGAQYLPFLQRHAGSLDLCALERAAATGLDGESVAAWGARELGRDFVDLLAAPLLATLYGCAPDEASAGFYHALAREGMSLEVQALRGGIGGLGRAAAERLASLGAVLRFGEPVLDVQADETRAIVRTAAGEEVFGAVVVAVPAPAALEIAKFLTPTAVQALGMVRVRPAATLALLLDRPAGVRWFGLSYAGGESREAAAACVQENKVAGLVPPGKGLLTVFALPHAAERLDGADAGTAARMLLPDVARALPGIERRVQRAELYTWRDGWTVFGPGSLGRLPALRAAAWGSAARAVLAGDYLYAPTVEGAVTAGLDAADRIVARFPEIRGA
- a CDS encoding TldD/PmbA family protein, whose amino-acid sequence is MAEPRYLSRADSEALAQKILSYSTADEARVNLNSQTTGNTRFAMNQVSTSGDAYDSSITVSSAFGKKVASATTNRLDDEGLRAVVQTSERLARLVPEDPEYLGELGAQTYVPVEPYFDSTANMTPAQRAQAVRQVAEPAARQGMLSTGFLTHYTGSQAVATKRGLFAYARGTGSSFTTTVRTPDGTGSGWAGGGENDWSKMNIAELGERAIRKAELSRNPKAVEPGEWTVILEPTAVANLVNLMVFGMQARGADEGRSFFSKQGGGNKIGEKFLDERVSIISDPADPRTATTPFTGEGLPNNRTTWVQNGVLKNLVYGRFWAQKNNVQPTGFPGAYAMSGGNSSIEEMIRSTERGLLVTRLWYIRPVDPRTILYTGLTRDGTFLIENGRITSSVKNLRWNESPIFLLNNIDMMSEPVRVTSSEDGDGGSVLVPAIKARDFTFTSLSDAV